The segment GACAGGACGCGGAGGTGTGGGCGACCGATTGTCCTCTCGCCGCGCTCCAGTTTCAGCAGCATGCGGGCGTCAAACCGATGCACCCGATGAGCATCCTCGCCCGCGCCTACCGCGAGGACGGTTTTTCCAGCGAGCTCGAATCCTCGGAAGTCGAAGGGAGAGACCCGTGAGAGCCGTCGAGCGCAGCGAGATCCTGGATTACGTCACCTACGGGGAGCGGCGTCAGGAAATCCTCGAGGCCGTCTTGGCGCAGAAGAAGCCCCGGCGCATCCACCTGAGTGATCACCTGACGTTCTTGTTCGAGAACCACGACACGGTACGCTTCCAAATCCAGGAAATGGTTCGAGTCGAGCAGTTGGTCAAGGAGGCGGACATCCAGCACGAGATCGATACATACAACGAGCTCCTCGGCGCCAAGGGCGAGCTCGGGGTGACGCTCCTCATCGAGATCGACGATGTGGCCCAACGCCGAGAGCTCCTGAGGCGCTGGAAGGATCTGCCGCGGCATATCTACGTAAAGCTCGAGGACGGGCAGAAGATCTACGCACGCTTCGACCCACGTCAGGTCGGCGAGGATCGTCTCTCCTCGGTGCAATACCTGAAGTTCGACACCCGCGGCACCGTCCCCGTGGCGGTGGGGTCGGACCACGAGCTCGTGATTGCCGAGGCGGAGCTCACCGAGGAACAACGCGCGGCGCTCGAGACGGATCTTCTCTAAGGCCTATCTAGAGTGCGTAGGGAACGCGTACGCCCGGATCGTCCCGGGGGAAGTCTTTCGTGTTGCGGGTAACGAACATAGCGTGCCGGAGACGTGCCGTCGCCCAAATGAGCGCATCGGGAAGTCGCAGGCGGCGGTCGCGCCGGAGAGCTACGGCTTCTTGAGCCGTCTCAAGATCCACGTCGCAGACCTCGAACGTTGCCAGGAAATCCCGAATGATTTGCTCCTCTTCCTCTCCGCGCGCACCCACCATCGTCTCCGCCCAGCTGATGACACTGATGGCACGATCGGGAAACCGCTGGATCTCAGATTTAGCTTTCGCGATGCCGTTCAGATAGTCGACGAGGATGTTGGTATCGAAGAGAGCGCGCACGTCTCACCACTCGCGGCGCAGCCGCCGCTCGTAGGTGAGCCCTTCGACATCGCGCTCCCGCCAGAGTCCAAAGGCGCGATCCGAGTCCAGCCGAAGACGTCGCCGGGCGTACTCGGCCACC is part of the Vicinamibacteria bacterium genome and harbors:
- a CDS encoding ribbon-helix-helix protein, CopG family; protein product: MRTIVELSEEHLKALGELCRREKISRAEAIRRAVAEYARRRLRLDSDRAFGLWRERDVEGLTYERRLRREW
- a CDS encoding type II toxin-antitoxin system VapC family toxin produces the protein MRALFDTNILVDYLNGIAKAKSEIQRFPDRAISVISWAETMVGARGEEEEQIIRDFLATFEVCDVDLETAQEAVALRRDRRLRLPDALIWATARLRHAMFVTRNTKDFPRDDPGVRVPYAL
- a CDS encoding DUF3501 family protein; this encodes MRAVERSEILDYVTYGERRQEILEAVLAQKKPRRIHLSDHLTFLFENHDTVRFQIQEMVRVEQLVKEADIQHEIDTYNELLGAKGELGVTLLIEIDDVAQRRELLRRWKDLPRHIYVKLEDGQKIYARFDPRQVGEDRLSSVQYLKFDTRGTVPVAVGSDHELVIAEAELTEEQRAALETDLL